One region of Glycine max cultivar Williams 82 chromosome 9, Glycine_max_v4.0, whole genome shotgun sequence genomic DNA includes:
- the LOC100802863 gene encoding ATP-dependent Clp protease ATP-binding subunit CLPT1, chloroplastic, which produces MASIPNLSSFLPTLSHSNPNNQCTLPPTSLFGTRITLLRATSSSRSLPNTSCSATSATVSFSLPTPKPLSDTPDKTPKWSERAIKSYAMGELEARKLKYPNTGTEAILMGILVEGTSNAAKFLRANGITLLKAREETVELLGKSDLFFFSPEHPPLTEPAQKALDWAIEEKLKSDLGYSRF; this is translated from the exons ATGGCTTCCATTCCCAATCTCTCATCTTTCCTACCCACACTCTCCCATTCGAACCCAAACAACCAATGCACTCTCCCTCCAACCTCTCTCTTCGGCACCAGAATCACCCTCCTACGCGCCACCTCATCGTCCCGTTCCCTCCCCAACACAAGTTGCAGTGCCACGTCAGCAACCGTGTCGTTTAGCCTCCCCACCCC gaaaCCCCTTTCGGATACGCCCGATAAAACCCCAAA GTGGTCGGAGAGGGCTATAAAATCGTATGCAATGGGGGAATTGGAAGCGAGGAAGCTCAAGTATCCAAACACGGGAACCGAGGCGATTCTCATGGGGATTTTGGTTGAAG GAACAAGTAATGCTGCAAAATTCTTAAGAGCTAATGGAATTACTCTTTTGAAAGCACGTGAAGAAACAGTAGAGCTACTTGGGAAATctgatttgtttttcttcaGCCCTGAGCATCCTCCTTTGACTGAACCAGCCCAGAAAGCCCTTGATTGGGCAATTGAGGAGAAATTGAAGTCAG ATCTTGGCTACTCTAGGTTTTGA
- the LOC100802336 gene encoding ATP-dependent Clp protease ATP-binding subunit CLPT1, chloroplastic has product MKASTLPLYPTPLPKTSLSASHFSLHLLPMASIPTLSLSNPNNHCTLPPTSLFGTRITLLRATSSSRSLPNTNCRATSATVSFSLPTPKPLSDTPEKTPKWSARAIKSYAMGELEARKLKYPNTGTEALLMGILVEGTSKAAKFSRANGITLFKVREETVELLGKSDLYFFSPEHPPLTEPAQKALDWAIEEKLKSGEGGEINVTHLLLGIWSQKESAGQQILATLGFNDEKAKELSKSIDGDVDLSFKRQA; this is encoded by the exons ATGAAAGCTTCCACTCTACCCTTATACCCAACCCCTCTTCCCAAAACCTCCCTCTCTGcttctcatttttctcttcatctcCTTCCAATGGCTTCCATTCCCACACTCTCCCTTTCAAACCCCAACAACCATTGCACTCTCCCTCCCACCTCTCTCTTCGGCACCAGGATTACTCTCCTACGCGCCACCTCATCGTCCCGTTCCCTCCCCAACACCAATTGCCGTGCCACGTCAGCAACCGTGTCGTTTAGCCTCCCCACCCC GAAACCCCTTTCGGATACTCCTGAGAAAACACCAAA GTGGTCGGCGAGGGCTATAAAATCGTATGCAATGGGGGAATTGGAAGCGAGGAAGCTCAAGTATCCAAACACGGGAACCGAGGCACTTCTCATGGGGATTTTGGTTGAAG GAACAAGTAAAGCTGCAAAATTCTCAAGAGCTAATGGAATTACTCTTTTCAAAGTACGTGAAGAAACAGTAGAGCTACTTGGGAAATCTGACTTGTATTTCTTCAGCCCTGAGCATCCTCCATTGACTGAACCAGCCCAGAAAGCCCTTGATTGGGCAATTGAAGAGAAATTGAAGTCAG GTGAAGGAGGAGAAATAAACGTTACACATTTACTTCTAGGAATATGGTCACAAAAAGAATCAGCAGGTCAACAGATCTTGGCTACTCTAGGTTTCAATGAtgaaaaagccaaagaactttCTAAATCA ATTGATGGAGATGTTGATTTGAGTTTCAAAAGGCAGGCTTAA
- the LOC102665699 gene encoding protein MAIN-LIKE 2-like — MVRTQGLGRALGAGRGRGISEDAHEVDVPRCCRPTASARRQRVRLREDATKRPEDVPQLHEDVPHVSDATPEMTGTADAVQTEGVATDGSLGSPAADEGFPGEPRDPSILTDFAEHVAHSIWSGQERPDLKLVSHGRKVDKIGRPVPKIEGLIAGTGLSPLIRCSVITTGPGLISTFVERWHRETSTFHLPTLEVNHEEATFETRQAGGPHVRLGWLQDLYESQCRARRWVVAARTYLLHLVSCTLFANRSSTHVHVVYLEAFRDLAQAGGFAWGAAALVHMYEHLNDASQASTRQLGGYITLLQCWIYEHFPTVHTSVVHDAYDEGSPRAYRWLTGKAHMTGIKGAPYQRRLDALTVTDVCWMPYGEHRGVRAFDLISSYTGQLIWGQIVVYVRPERVLRQFGYLQTIPPPPICDSLTGDDVDDR; from the exons ATGGTTAGAACACAAGGTTTAGGTCGTGCGTTAGGAGCTGGTAGAGGTAGAGGCATTAGTGAGGATGCGCATGAGGTTGATGTTCCTCGGTGTTGCAGACCTACTGCTTCAGCACGTAGGCAACGGGTTCGTCTGCGTGAGGACGCCACAAAGAGACCTGAGGATGTGCCTCAGTTGCATGAGGATGTTCCTCATGTGTCTGATGCCACCCCAGAGATGACAGGCACCGCCGATGCTGTTCAGACAGAGGGAGTGGCTACTGATGGGAGCTTGGGGTCACCTGCTGCAGATGAGGGTTTCCCGGGTGAACCACGCGACCCATCGATTTTGACTGATTTTGCTGAGCATGTCGCACACAGCATCTGGAGTGGACAG GAACGACCCGATCTGAAGTTGGTCTCCCACGGTAGAAAAGTAGATAAAATTGGGAGACCAGTGCCTAAGATTGAAGGGTTGATTGCTGGCACCGGATTGAGTCCACTGATTAGGTGTTCTGTTATCACCACTGGTCCTGGACTCATATCCACCTTCGTCGAGAGGTGGCATCGCGAGACTAGCACGTTCCACCTGCCA ACGCTTGAGGTCAATCATGAGGAGGCTACATTTGAGACCCGACAGGCTGGTGGGCCTCATGTCCGGTTGGGGTGGCTTCAGGACTTGTATGAGAGCCAGTGCAGGGCCAGACGATGGGTTGTAGCAGCCCGCACGTATCTACTCCACTTGGTgagttgcactctttttgccaACAGGAGTTCAACCCATGtacatgtcgtgtacttggaggcTTTCAGGGACCTGGCCCAGGCAGGGGGATTCGCCTGGGGAGCGGCTGCATTAGTCCACATGTACGAGCATCTGAACGACGCATCGCAGGCCTCTACACGGCAGCTGGGCGGTTATATTACACTTCTCCAG TGCTGGATATATGAGCACTTTCCTACAGTGCATACATCCGTCGTTCATGATGCTTATGATGAGGGGAGCCCACGGGCTTATAGGTGGCTTACGGGTAAGGCTCATATGACGGGGATCAAGGGAGCCCCGTATCAGAGACGTTTGGATGCCCTGACTGTGACTGACGTGTGCTGGATGCCCTATGGTGAGCACCGGGGAGTCAGGGCCTTTGACTTGATATCGTCGTACACCGGCCAGCTTATATGGGGTCAGATTGTGGTGTACGTTCGACCTGAGCGGGTTCTTCGACAGTTTGGCTACCTTCAGACAATCCCTCCGCCGCCGATTTGTGATTCTTTGACGGGTGATGATGTAGATGATCGGTGA